The Pseudorhodobacter turbinis genome contains a region encoding:
- a CDS encoding ribonuclease E inhibitor RraB, with the protein MSHDYEAQQAETFETFVEIGKIDSLPKRAVVNFLFLAEELDAPFPAAAKALTAAGFVTTIDDDGETLEARTAEMEISAPAIWAEEKRATEIALKFGFDPDGWELVE; encoded by the coding sequence ATGAGCCACGATTATGAAGCCCAGCAGGCCGAAACCTTTGAAACTTTTGTCGAAATCGGCAAGATCGACAGTTTGCCCAAACGTGCGGTCGTGAATTTCCTGTTTCTGGCCGAGGAACTGGATGCGCCTTTCCCTGCCGCTGCCAAGGCTTTGACGGCGGCGGGTTTTGTCACCACGATTGATGATGACGGCGAAACCCTTGAGGCGCGCACCGCCGAGATGGAAATCTCGGCCCCCGCAATCTGGGCCGAGGAAAAGCGCGCCACCGAGATCGCGCTGAAATTCGGCTTTGATCCCGATGGTTGGGAACTGGTGGAATAG
- a CDS encoding ABC transporter ATP-binding protein, whose product MATVTLHNLVKAYGKAEVLHGINLEVADGEFVVFVGPSGCGKSTTLRMIAGLEDVTGGEVQIDGRTVNHLEPKDRDIAMVFQNYAIYPHMSVRKNIGFGLRTSKLSKPEREKRIEEVAAMLSMTDYLDRKPAQLSGGQRQRVAIGRAMVRDPAVFLFDEPLSNLDAQLRSQMRLEIKKLHQRVGTTIIFVTHDQVEAMTMADRIVIMKDGHIQQIGTPAEVFHQPANIFVAQFIGAPSMNLMPGRAVSGGVEVGGTVIARETDHSGELTIGIRPDDLHVTEGEGRFAGRITLLEPLGSETLAYVDIGGQEVVARADGRNPPALGSMVQLAVDPENLHLFGADGVAIK is encoded by the coding sequence ATGGCCACAGTCACCCTGCACAATCTGGTCAAGGCTTACGGCAAGGCCGAAGTTCTGCACGGCATTAACCTTGAGGTGGCGGATGGCGAGTTTGTCGTCTTTGTCGGCCCCTCGGGCTGCGGCAAATCCACGACCTTGCGGATGATCGCAGGGCTGGAAGATGTGACCGGCGGTGAGGTGCAAATCGACGGGCGCACCGTTAATCATCTGGAGCCGAAAGACCGCGATATCGCAATGGTGTTCCAGAATTACGCAATTTACCCGCATATGTCGGTGCGCAAGAACATCGGCTTTGGCCTGCGGACCTCCAAGCTGTCCAAGCCAGAACGCGAAAAGCGGATCGAAGAGGTCGCGGCGATGCTGTCGATGACCGATTACCTCGACCGCAAACCCGCCCAGCTTTCGGGCGGGCAACGTCAGCGGGTGGCGATTGGTCGTGCGATGGTGCGCGATCCGGCGGTGTTCTTGTTTGATGAGCCGCTGTCAAACCTTGATGCCCAATTGCGCAGCCAAATGCGGCTGGAGATCAAGAAGCTGCACCAAAGGGTCGGCACCACGATCATTTTTGTTACCCATGATCAGGTTGAGGCGATGACGATGGCCGACAGGATCGTGATTATGAAGGATGGTCATATCCAGCAAATCGGCACCCCCGCCGAGGTGTTCCACCAACCGGCCAATATCTTTGTGGCACAGTTTATCGGTGCGCCCTCAATGAACCTGATGCCGGGCCGTGCGGTGTCCGGCGGGGTTGAGGTGGGCGGCACAGTGATCGCCCGCGAAACCGACCATAGCGGGGAATTGACCATCGGCATCCGCCCTGATGATCTGCACGTGACCGAAGGCGAGGGGCGCTTTGCTGGCCGCATCACCCTGTTGGAACCTTTGGGCTCCGAGACGCTTGCCTATGTTGATATCGGCGGGCAAGAGGTGGTCGCGCGTGCCGATGGTCGCAATCCACCTGCGCTTGGTAGCATGGTGCAGCTGGCGGTTGATCCGGAGAACCTTCATCTCTTTGGTGCCGATGGGGTGGCGATCAAATGA
- a CDS encoding ROK family transcriptional regulator, whose product MPNTPHHIAGNNAEKTKAHNRRVVLGHLQSRDAGRAEIAKASGLSTQTVSNLMAEMEGEGLVHATGRRPAARGQPPLVYAFNPAGAVALGFEVRPDILTMVLTDLGGTALLTRQMRLTRTDPAHVLGLMAQMADEAQTDRPRILGAGLVIPGPFGVEGLSAAGATTLPGWDPKQIPAMAAEALGMPVHLDKDATAAALAEGMGGAAQGLSSYAFLYFGSGLGLGVVSQGQPLRGGFGNAGEVGHIIITPGGLPCDCGNHGCLEQYVSRLSLQRHLVAQGLLASHTRGTDATVAALLAAGNPALSTWITTAAEALSRAIGLLENLFDPQCIILGGALPDALLDALIANLSLPEGSVSRRADRNGPRVARGTSGNRSAAMGAAALVIHDTVTPRLDAHRSMPTEMKDAPCP is encoded by the coding sequence TTGCCCAACACCCCCCATCACATCGCAGGAAACAACGCGGAGAAGACCAAGGCGCACAACCGCCGTGTGGTCTTGGGGCATTTGCAAAGCCGTGACGCGGGGCGGGCCGAGATCGCCAAAGCCTCGGGGCTGTCGACCCAGACCGTCTCTAACCTGATGGCAGAGATGGAGGGCGAGGGGCTGGTTCACGCCACAGGCCGAAGGCCCGCCGCGCGCGGGCAGCCACCGCTGGTCTATGCCTTCAATCCTGCGGGGGCTGTCGCCCTCGGGTTCGAGGTCCGGCCTGATATTTTAACGATGGTGCTGACCGATCTCGGCGGCACAGCGCTGCTGACCCGCCAGATGCGCCTGACCCGAACCGACCCCGCGCATGTGCTGGGGTTGATGGCGCAAATGGCGGACGAAGCGCAAACAGATCGCCCCCGCATTCTGGGCGCAGGTCTTGTCATCCCCGGCCCCTTCGGTGTTGAGGGGTTGAGTGCGGCGGGCGCCACCACCCTGCCCGGCTGGGACCCGAAACAAATCCCCGCGATGGCCGCCGAAGCCCTTGGCATGCCCGTTCATCTGGACAAAGACGCCACAGCGGCCGCACTGGCCGAGGGGATGGGCGGCGCGGCGCAAGGGCTTTCAAGCTATGCGTTTCTTTATTTCGGCTCGGGGTTGGGGCTGGGGGTTGTGTCGCAAGGCCAGCCTTTGCGCGGTGGTTTTGGCAATGCCGGTGAGGTCGGCCATATCATCATCACCCCCGGCGGCCTGCCCTGCGATTGCGGCAATCATGGCTGTCTGGAGCAATACGTCAGCCGTCTTTCCCTGCAACGCCATCTTGTTGCGCAGGGGCTGTTGGCGTCGCACACGCGCGGCACCGATGCGACCGTCGCGGCCCTGCTTGCAGCGGGAAACCCCGCCCTTAGCACATGGATCACCACCGCCGCCGAGGCGCTTTCACGCGCAATCGGCCTGCTGGAGAACCTGTTTGATCCGCAATGCATCATCCTTGGCGGTGCCCTGCCCGATGCGCTTCTGGATGCGCTGATTGCCAATTTATCGCTGCCCGAAGGCTCTGTCTCTCGGCGTGCGGATCGCAACGGACCACGGGTCGCGCGCGGCACCTCTGGCAACCGAAGTGCCGCGATGGGCGCCGCAGCCCTTGTGATCCATGATACCGTAACCCCGCGCCTTGATGCCCACCGCTCGATGCCAACCGAAATGAAAGACGCCCCATGCCCCTGA
- the argH gene encoding argininosuccinate lyase, with amino-acid sequence MTDTSKFPDPTYRDTVLAPLFDAAKDHYAPSVRAINRAHLVMLTEEGILPRDVASQIAGALVDIDAELDLSTLEYTGEYEDYFFLVEAELKRRLGPDVAGALHTARSRNDMDHTVFKLVLRQKTEDLLAQCTDLALALIATARRERDTLIVAYTHGQPAQPTTYGHYLAAVIEVLLRDGQRLCDAREVLNHCPMGAAAITTSGFAINRHRMADLLGFSAPLRNSYGCIASVDYVTGLYSAMKLLFLHLGRVIQDMQFWSAFEVGQLYVPNAMVQISSIMPQKRNPVPIEHLRHLASMTVGRCDAVVNTMHNTPFTDMNDSEGEVQVAGYAAFDSAARVLKLMTALIPSCSIRTDRVAANMDAACVTVTELADTLVRDEGLSFRQAHEVAAATAHDVIARSAPLAQGFAAFSAAFAAQTGRALRLDAAGFADAVSAQSFIARRDRFGGPAPAALDDAFLQYEYEMAECCQIDRLCRDRVAKAQSTLDAAFNALLTE; translated from the coding sequence ATGACCGATACCAGTAAATTTCCCGATCCGACCTACCGCGATACGGTGCTGGCGCCGCTGTTTGATGCCGCCAAGGATCACTATGCCCCAAGCGTGCGCGCCATCAACCGCGCCCATCTGGTGATGCTGACCGAAGAGGGCATCTTGCCGCGTGATGTGGCCAGTCAAATCGCGGGCGCCCTGGTGGATATTGATGCCGAACTTGATCTGTCCACGCTGGAATATACCGGCGAGTATGAGGATTACTTCTTTCTGGTCGAGGCAGAGCTGAAACGGCGTCTTGGCCCGGATGTGGCAGGGGCATTGCACACGGCGCGGTCGCGCAATGATATGGACCATACGGTTTTCAAACTGGTACTGCGGCAAAAGACCGAAGATTTGCTGGCGCAATGCACGGATCTGGCGCTGGCATTGATTGCCACGGCGCGGCGCGAACGCGATACGCTGATTGTGGCCTATACGCATGGCCAACCGGCCCAGCCCACGACCTACGGCCATTACCTTGCGGCGGTAATTGAGGTGTTGCTGCGTGACGGCCAACGCCTGTGTGATGCGCGTGAGGTATTGAACCATTGCCCGATGGGGGCAGCGGCGATCACCACCTCCGGCTTTGCGATCAACCGGCACCGGATGGCCGATCTCTTGGGGTTTTCCGCGCCGCTGCGCAATTCTTATGGCTGCATCGCCAGCGTGGATTATGTGACGGGGCTTTATTCAGCGATGAAGCTGTTGTTCTTGCACCTTGGTCGCGTCATTCAGGATATGCAGTTCTGGAGCGCGTTTGAGGTGGGGCAGCTTTATGTGCCGAACGCGATGGTGCAAATTTCTTCTATCATGCCACAAAAACGCAATCCCGTCCCGATAGAGCATCTGCGCCATCTGGCAAGCATGACGGTGGGGCGCTGTGATGCGGTGGTCAACACCATGCACAACACGCCCTTCACCGATATGAATGACAGCGAGGGCGAGGTGCAGGTCGCAGGCTACGCCGCCTTTGACAGTGCGGCACGGGTGCTCAAGCTGATGACCGCGTTGATCCCGTCTTGTTCGATCCGCACCGATCGGGTGGCGGCGAATATGGATGCGGCCTGCGTCACCGTGACCGAGCTGGCCGATACGTTGGTGCGCGACGAAGGCCTCAGTTTTCGCCAAGCGCATGAGGTTGCGGCGGCAACCGCCCATGATGTGATCGCCCGCAGCGCGCCTTTGGCACAGGGGTTTGCGGCCTTTTCTGCGGCCTTTGCCGCGCAAACAGGGCGGGCGCTGCGTCTTGATGCTGCGGGCTTTGCCGATGCCGTCAGCGCACAAAGCTTCATCGCACGCCGCGACCGTTTTGGCGGGCCAGCACCGGCGGCCCTTGATGATGCCTTCCTGCAATATGAATATGAAATGGCGGAATGCTGTCAGATTGACAGGCTTTGCCGTGATCGGGTTGCCAAGGCACAATCCACCCTTGATGCCGCCTTTAACGCCCTGCTGACGGAGTAA
- a CDS encoding PIG-L family deacetylase, whose product MPLTDAARIAEQTTQPAALMLWRALQPLRGLARFMNSGAHPDDEISTMLAALTYRDGLSLSYVCSTRGEGGQNDIGREAGADLGTLRTAEMHAAADILGLSMYWLSDSPDDPIVDFGFSKSGVETLGKWGHAHTLRRLVGVIRKDRPDILCPTFLDIPGQHGHHRAMTQAAHEAMTAAADPDFIAEGAPWQVAKLYLPAWSGAGDAYDDDLPPPPATVHIPGAGREPVSGWTWAEIGQQSRVFHATQGMGRWTDGQEPQGWSLHLAQSHVGGDRSAITDNLPQSYAALLDDHPRAQTLDGALAACITAFPDTAQILHHGFDALSHLRALRDTCPEGARDQTLHRLDRTEAQLARVLWLASGARLTARLARIHARPGEHIAAGLTLQPATQDCEVEANWHLPAGWQADANGITPAVDAHPFDPYPMVHHAHAPQGPVAASVTLRKDETTVQLLLPIGAQVLVLPKVEGEVEPQTAFLNTTAPQPIPLRLSDGAKLTPPKGWALDASANGATLTPQTPTEGLYTLPLKVGGQPAQIVTRINHPHTGALLRAAPAALRLRVAEVALAPARIAYIGGGNDRVDHWLRAMGADVTTLGDAEMNASTLADFDTLVIGIFAMRFRPALPALMPTVHDWVAKGGTLLTLYHRPWDNWTATTAPRPLEIGKPSLRYRVTDENAAVTHLIPEHPLLNTPNQIGPQDWEGWVKERGLYFAKSWDSAYQPVLQMADEGEAPHQGALLSARIGKGQHHHCALILHLQMEALIPGAFRLMANLIAPPKWP is encoded by the coding sequence ATGCCCCTGACCGATGCCGCCCGTATTGCCGAACAGACCACACAGCCCGCCGCCCTGATGCTTTGGCGGGCGCTGCAACCCTTGCGCGGGTTGGCGCGGTTCATGAATTCCGGTGCCCATCCCGATGATGAGATCAGCACGATGCTGGCCGCTCTCACTTACCGCGACGGGCTGTCGCTATCCTATGTCTGTTCCACCCGTGGCGAGGGCGGGCAGAATGATATCGGCCGCGAGGCGGGTGCCGATCTGGGCACGCTGCGCACCGCCGAGATGCACGCGGCGGCAGATATTCTTGGGCTCTCGATGTATTGGCTGTCAGACAGCCCAGATGATCCGATCGTTGATTTCGGCTTTTCCAAATCCGGCGTCGAGACCCTTGGCAAATGGGGCCACGCCCATACCCTGCGGCGGCTGGTCGGGGTTATTCGCAAGGACCGGCCCGATATCCTTTGCCCGACCTTCCTCGATATTCCCGGTCAGCACGGCCACCACCGCGCCATGACCCAAGCCGCGCATGAGGCAATGACCGCCGCCGCCGATCCTGATTTCATTGCGGAGGGCGCGCCGTGGCAGGTCGCCAAACTGTACCTTCCGGCATGGTCGGGCGCGGGGGATGCCTATGATGATGATCTGCCTCCGCCCCCTGCCACCGTCCATATCCCCGGCGCAGGGCGGGAACCTGTATCCGGCTGGACATGGGCCGAGATCGGCCAGCAATCCCGCGTGTTTCACGCCACCCAAGGCATGGGCCGCTGGACCGATGGCCAAGAGCCGCAAGGCTGGTCGCTGCATCTGGCGCAAAGCCACGTCGGGGGGGACCGGTCCGCGATCACCGACAACCTGCCACAAAGCTATGCCGCGTTGCTGGACGATCATCCCCGTGCCCAAACGCTGGACGGCGCGCTTGCGGCCTGCATCACCGCCTTTCCCGATACCGCACAGATTTTGCACCACGGGTTTGACGCGCTTAGCCATCTGCGCGCCTTGCGTGACACCTGCCCCGAAGGCGCGCGCGACCAAACGCTCCACCGGCTGGACCGGACCGAGGCGCAGCTGGCGCGGGTGCTTTGGCTTGCCTCTGGCGCGCGGTTGACGGCGCGGCTGGCGCGCATCCATGCCCGCCCCGGCGAACATATCGCGGCAGGTTTGACCCTTCAGCCCGCCACCCAGGACTGTGAGGTTGAGGCCAATTGGCACCTTCCCGCAGGCTGGCAGGCCGATGCAAACGGCATCACCCCTGCCGTGGATGCGCACCCCTTTGATCCCTATCCGATGGTCCATCACGCCCATGCCCCGCAAGGCCCCGTGGCGGCATCGGTCACGCTGCGCAAGGACGAGACAACCGTTCAGCTGTTGCTGCCTATCGGTGCGCAAGTTCTGGTCCTGCCAAAAGTGGAGGGAGAGGTGGAACCGCAAACTGCATTCCTCAACACCACAGCGCCGCAGCCAATTCCCTTGCGCTTAAGCGACGGTGCCAAGCTGACGCCGCCCAAAGGCTGGGCGCTTGATGCATCCGCCAATGGCGCCACGTTGACACCGCAAACGCCGACTGAGGGGCTTTATACCCTGCCGCTAAAGGTCGGCGGCCAGCCGGCCCAAATCGTGACCCGCATCAACCACCCCCATACCGGCGCGCTCTTGCGGGCGGCACCTGCTGCCTTGCGCCTGCGCGTGGCCGAGGTGGCGCTTGCGCCTGCGCGCATCGCCTATATCGGTGGCGGCAATGACCGCGTGGATCATTGGCTGCGCGCAATGGGGGCCGATGTTACGACGCTTGGCGATGCAGAGATGAACGCCAGCACCCTTGCCGATTTTGATACGCTGGTGATCGGTATCTTTGCCATGCGGTTTCGGCCTGCCCTGCCCGCATTGATGCCCACCGTGCATGACTGGGTGGCCAAGGGTGGCACGCTGCTAACGCTTTATCACCGCCCGTGGGATAATTGGACAGCCACCACCGCGCCGCGCCCGTTGGAAATCGGCAAGCCCAGCCTGCGCTACCGTGTCACCGATGAAAATGCCGCCGTCACCCATCTGATCCCCGAGCATCCATTGCTCAACACCCCCAACCAAATCGGTCCGCAAGATTGGGAGGGCTGGGTGAAGGAGCGCGGGCTTTACTTTGCCAAAAGCTGGGACAGCGCCTATCAGCCCGTGCTGCAAATGGCCGATGAAGGCGAGGCGCCGCATCAAGGCGCGCTGCTTTCGGCACGGATCGGCAAGGGACAGCATCACCATTGCGCCCTGATCCTGCATTTGCAGATGGAGGCGCTGATCCCTGGTGCGTTTCGTTTGATGGCCAATTTGATCGCCCCGCCAAAATGGCCATAA
- a CDS encoding extracellular solute-binding protein: MKTFKTFTCAAATSLAALVTCGPAWAVEIEYWQYIFDARITAMDQLIENFETANPDITVKQSTFPYADYRTKVAAAIPAGQGPDVVQLFYGWLNDYVEADLIQPLPEDRFPAEQIEADFFPMVRAMKIDGAYMALPTAVRSLALFYNKRMFKNAGFEAPPANLDELVEMAAAMTQKDGAGNITAEGFTSGMTAQDHHWLREVLLRQFGGVPYSDDNKTVTYNNAAGVAALQFYTDLEQKHGVTKSTFMDEPQAAFKAGRAAMHIDGSFRIGALKDTRGLDWGVAELPAGPDGSKSNYASYWVNAITSKAEGEKYDASVKFMEYITSDEAMQIWLDTVGELPAKPSAAMTEANLADPVFGPFVAGLNYAQTTVFVDESGQRQVLVDAVSRMFLEGQSAEDALAAAATAEQAILDGYYNK, translated from the coding sequence ATGAAAACGTTCAAGACATTTACCTGTGCTGCGGCGACAAGCCTTGCAGCCCTTGTGACCTGCGGCCCTGCTTGGGCAGTGGAAATCGAGTATTGGCAGTATATCTTTGACGCCCGCATCACGGCGATGGATCAGTTGATCGAGAATTTTGAGACGGCAAATCCCGATATCACCGTCAAGCAAAGCACCTTCCCCTATGCCGATTACCGCACCAAGGTGGCCGCCGCCATTCCTGCAGGTCAGGGGCCGGATGTGGTGCAGTTGTTTTACGGCTGGCTGAATGATTACGTCGAGGCCGATCTGATCCAGCCACTGCCCGAAGATCGTTTCCCGGCAGAGCAGATCGAGGCGGATTTCTTTCCGATGGTGCGCGCGATGAAGATCGACGGTGCCTATATGGCGCTGCCGACGGCGGTGCGTTCGCTTGCGTTGTTCTATAACAAGCGGATGTTCAAGAACGCAGGGTTTGAGGCGCCGCCCGCCAATCTGGACGAGCTGGTGGAAATGGCTGCCGCGATGACCCAAAAAGACGGCGCTGGCAACATCACGGCTGAGGGTTTTACCTCGGGCATGACGGCGCAGGATCACCATTGGCTGCGTGAGGTTTTGCTGCGCCAGTTTGGTGGCGTGCCCTATTCGGATGACAACAAGACCGTCACCTATAACAATGCGGCGGGTGTGGCCGCGCTGCAATTCTATACCGATCTGGAACAGAAACACGGCGTGACCAAATCCACCTTCATGGATGAGCCGCAGGCCGCCTTTAAGGCTGGCCGGGCCGCGATGCATATTGACGGTTCCTTCCGGATTGGTGCGCTGAAGGATACGCGCGGCCTTGATTGGGGGGTGGCGGAATTGCCTGCGGGGCCGGATGGCAGCAAATCCAACTATGCCAGCTATTGGGTGAACGCGATCACCTCCAAGGCCGAGGGGGAGAAATATGACGCTTCGGTCAAATTCATGGAATATATCACCAGCGATGAGGCGATGCAGATCTGGCTTGATACGGTCGGGGAGCTGCCCGCAAAACCTTCGGCGGCGATGACCGAGGCAAATCTTGCCGATCCGGTTTTCGGGCCGTTTGTAGCCGGGCTTAACTATGCGCAAACCACGGTGTTTGTTGACGAATCCGGTCAACGTCAGGTGCTTGTGGATGCCGTAAGCCGGATGTTCCTTGAGGGGCAATCGGCCGAGGATGCTTTGGCCGCTGCGGCAACCGCAGAGCAGGCCATTCTGGACGGCTATTACAACAAGTAA
- a CDS encoding carbohydrate ABC transporter permease, producing MSFYRNLSIRQKQVVWAWAFLALPILFYTVIRFYPTLNAVILSFQSWNLLGPREWVGAENYIKLWHDPVFWKVFRNTFVYLILGTPISLVLSFVIAYQLDKTRLLHGTLRALYFLPFLTSTVAMAWVWRWFYQPVPIGLFNNFLASLGFAQISFLNSTTNALPAILLPAIWAGLGFQIIIFMAGLRAIPTSYYEAARIDGVSGWTIMSEITLPLLKPTIVFLVVFSSIGFLRIFDQVFNMTTNNPGGPLDSTKPLVLMIYQTAFSSFDMGYAAAQTVVLFGILLVVSLLQLRILKDKP from the coding sequence ATGTCATTTTACCGCAATCTTTCTATCCGCCAAAAGCAGGTGGTCTGGGCATGGGCCTTTCTGGCCTTGCCGATCCTGTTTTACACGGTCATTCGGTTTTACCCGACCCTGAATGCGGTCATCCTGAGCTTTCAAAGCTGGAACCTTTTAGGCCCACGCGAATGGGTCGGGGCCGAGAATTACATCAAGCTCTGGCATGATCCGGTGTTTTGGAAGGTGTTTCGCAATACCTTTGTGTATCTGATCCTCGGCACGCCGATCTCCTTGGTCCTAAGTTTTGTGATCGCCTATCAGCTGGATAAAACCCGCCTGCTGCATGGCACGTTGCGTGCGCTTTATTTCCTGCCGTTCCTGACGTCGACCGTGGCGATGGCATGGGTCTGGCGGTGGTTTTATCAGCCGGTACCCATTGGGCTTTTCAACAATTTTCTGGCGTCATTGGGCTTTGCGCAGATCAGTTTCCTGAATTCGACCACCAACGCGCTACCTGCGATTTTGCTGCCTGCAATCTGGGCTGGGCTGGGGTTTCAGATTATCATCTTCATGGCCGGACTACGCGCAATCCCCACAAGTTACTATGAGGCGGCGCGGATTGACGGTGTTTCCGGCTGGACGATCATGTCCGAGATTACCTTGCCACTGCTGAAGCCCACGATTGTGTTTCTGGTGGTTTTCTCCTCGATCGGTTTTCTGCGGATATTCGATCAGGTGTTTAATATGACCACCAACAATCCCGGCGGGCCATTGGATAGCACCAAACCCCTGGTCTTGATGATCTATCAAACCGCGTTTTCCAGCTTTGATATGGGCTATGCGGCCGCGCAAACGGTGGTGTTGTTCGGTATCCTGCTGGTCGTCAGCCTGCTTCAACTGCGCATCCTGAAGGACAAACCATGA
- a CDS encoding DMT family transporter: MAIIPRLSTPQTSPDTGPARNNRRGMMWLAADLCFNIWALSIAKSLGVDLPPIQIVLVRALVGLAVLIPFVVWRGGMVRLANPKLQILRTMLSTIAMTGNFFAVAKLPFALFTTVNFTRPLLMMALAALILGERIRAKQWIAGGIGLIGVVIAVDPGSLGATSASGIGALFASVIAGTSAVIILRRMRNEDALTQMIWQTAGLSLTSVLPAIYFWQAPGDHWPILLSIGVLSQTAQFCFMRAHYWAEAGVIAPLGYFSLILSVTVGYFVFDEVPSIGLYLGAVLIIGAALMASHKGKRG; this comes from the coding sequence ATGGCCATAATCCCACGGCTCAGCACCCCACAAACCAGCCCCGACACCGGCCCCGCCCGCAACAACAGGCGTGGCATGATGTGGCTGGCAGCCGACCTTTGTTTCAACATCTGGGCGCTGTCCATCGCCAAATCGCTGGGGGTGGACCTGCCGCCGATCCAGATCGTTCTGGTGCGCGCGCTGGTCGGTCTGGCGGTGCTAATCCCTTTTGTGGTCTGGCGCGGCGGCATGGTCAGGCTGGCCAACCCAAAACTGCAAATCCTGCGCACCATGCTGTCCACCATCGCAATGACAGGCAACTTCTTTGCTGTGGCCAAACTGCCTTTCGCGTTGTTCACAACCGTCAACTTTACGCGCCCCCTGCTGATGATGGCCCTTGCCGCGCTGATTTTGGGGGAACGCATCCGCGCAAAACAGTGGATTGCCGGCGGTATCGGGTTGATCGGGGTGGTGATCGCGGTAGATCCCGGCAGCCTTGGCGCCACCTCTGCCAGCGGCATCGGCGCGCTGTTTGCATCGGTCATCGCGGGCACCTCTGCGGTCATCATCCTGCGCCGTATGCGCAATGAGGATGCGCTGACCCAGATGATCTGGCAAACGGCGGGCCTGTCGCTGACCAGCGTGCTTCCTGCGATCTACTTCTGGCAAGCGCCGGGCGACCATTGGCCCATCTTGCTGTCGATCGGGGTGCTATCCCAAACCGCGCAGTTTTGCTTTATGCGCGCGCATTATTGGGCCGAGGCAGGGGTAATTGCGCCCTTGGGCTATTTCTCCCTGATCCTCTCGGTCACCGTTGGCTATTTCGTGTTCGACGAAGTGCCGTCAATCGGGCTTTATCTTGGGGCGGTCCTGATCATCGGTGCCGCCCTCATGGCAAGCCATAAGGGCAAGCGCGGCTGA
- a CDS encoding carbohydrate ABC transporter permease, producing the protein MRKPAKGPRDPYAVLRWTLLAMGAIVMVMPIVYMLSASIKYPFEMYDLNIIPKEPTFENYTYVLSDGRFLRWFGNSLLIATLTTISAVFFDALVGYALCKFTFRGRTFVFIAILSTLMIPTEMLVIPWYLMSKSLGWLDSYWGIMFPGIMTAFGTFLMKQFFETVPDDFLEAARIDGLNEFQIWWSVALPLVAPALSALAIFVFLGNWTAFLWPLIVTNSQDLYTLPVGLTTFSVEQAVEWELIMTGAALATIPTLIVFLIFQRYIIRGVAMAGLKG; encoded by the coding sequence ATGCGCAAGCCCGCCAAGGGCCCGCGTGATCCCTATGCCGTGCTGCGCTGGACCTTGCTGGCGATGGGCGCGATTGTGATGGTCATGCCGATTGTCTATATGCTCTCGGCCTCGATCAAATACCCGTTCGAGATGTATGACCTGAACATCATCCCCAAAGAGCCGACCTTCGAGAATTACACCTATGTGCTGTCGGACGGGCGGTTCTTGCGCTGGTTCGGGAACTCGCTGTTGATCGCCACGCTGACGACAATCTCGGCGGTATTTTTTGATGCATTGGTGGGCTATGCGCTGTGCAAATTCACCTTTCGCGGGCGCACATTCGTGTTCATCGCGATCCTGTCCACGCTGATGATCCCGACGGAAATGCTGGTGATCCCGTGGTATCTGATGTCAAAAAGCCTTGGCTGGCTGGACAGTTACTGGGGCATTATGTTCCCCGGTATCATGACGGCCTTTGGCACCTTTCTGATGAAACAGTTCTTTGAAACCGTCCCCGATGATTTTCTGGAGGCGGCGCGCATTGACGGGCTGAACGAGTTCCAGATCTGGTGGTCGGTCGCCTTGCCGTTGGTGGCTCCGGCGCTCAGCGCTTTGGCGATTTTCGTGTTTTTGGGCAATTGGACCGCATTTCTTTGGCCGCTGATTGTAACGAACAGCCAGGACCTTTACACGCTGCCGGTGGGGCTAACCACCTTCAGCGTCGAACAAGCAGTGGAGTGGGAGCTGATCATGACAGGTGCTGCATTGGCCACGATTCCGACGCTAATCGTGTTTCTTATCTTTCAACGCTACATCATTCGCGGTGTTGCCATGGCGGGGCTCAAAGGATGA